In Myxococcus stipitatus, the following are encoded in one genomic region:
- the tssG gene encoding type VI secretion system baseplate subunit TssG, with protein sequence MVPAERPTDDLLKAVESLSARPGQLAFRPLVALLERLTSTAVPVGGTGPALDERIRFRHDPALTFSAGDVSRVRVVSQPDANGGTAQVVEVVATFLGLTGAVSPLPDYILEEIAQEDPDNARRRDFLDLFHHRLLSLLYRALVRYSLEAESTRGGGDTWSQRALSLGGLDTYERPYSGSLSPAQLLRLTPLLASRARTAGVLELALTDVLSPVLGEATVSLRQFSGAWVDIEPDNRMRLGRSNSNLGRSMLLGSRVFDRSGGFDIVISPLEGDAYRRLLPEGDLSPVVREVVDLFVRDPLDCSLVLGVREAELPRFRLSREGAFRLGQDCYLGQRRSDTRLRLRTVPLPSAPNRAESVSPP encoded by the coding sequence GTGGTCCCCGCGGAACGGCCGACAGACGATCTGCTGAAGGCCGTCGAATCGCTGAGCGCCCGGCCGGGGCAGTTGGCGTTCAGGCCGTTGGTGGCGCTGCTCGAGCGGTTGACGTCCACGGCGGTGCCCGTGGGTGGGACGGGGCCCGCCCTGGACGAGCGCATCCGCTTCCGGCACGACCCGGCGCTCACCTTCAGCGCGGGCGACGTGAGCCGTGTGCGTGTCGTCTCCCAGCCCGACGCGAACGGCGGGACGGCGCAAGTCGTGGAGGTGGTCGCGACGTTCCTGGGGTTGACCGGGGCGGTGTCCCCTTTGCCGGACTACATCCTGGAGGAGATTGCGCAGGAGGACCCGGACAACGCGCGCCGGCGCGACTTCCTGGACCTCTTCCATCACCGTCTGCTCTCGCTGTTGTACCGGGCGCTGGTTCGCTACTCGCTGGAGGCGGAGTCCACGCGCGGCGGCGGTGACACCTGGTCTCAGCGGGCACTGTCGCTGGGCGGGCTGGACACGTATGAGCGGCCCTATTCGGGCTCGCTGTCTCCCGCGCAGCTCTTGCGGCTGACGCCGCTGTTGGCCTCGAGGGCGCGGACGGCCGGGGTGTTGGAGCTGGCCCTGACGGACGTGTTGTCCCCGGTGCTGGGAGAGGCGACGGTGTCGCTGCGGCAGTTCTCCGGGGCCTGGGTCGACATCGAGCCGGACAACCGGATGCGGCTGGGCCGCTCGAACTCGAACCTGGGCCGCTCGATGCTCTTGGGGAGCCGGGTGTTTGATCGCTCGGGTGGGTTCGACATCGTCATCTCCCCGTTGGAGGGAGATGCCTACCGGCGCCTGCTTCCCGAAGGGGACCTGTCGCCGGTGGTGCGCGAGGTGGTGGACCTCTTCGTGAGAGACCCCCTCGACTGTTCGCTGGTGTTGGGCGTGCGCGAGGCGGAGCTGCCGAGGTTCCGGCTGTCGCGCGAAGGGGCCTTCCGGCTCGGGCAGGACTGCTATCTGGGGCAGCGCAGGAGCGACACCCGCCTGCGTCTGCGCACCGTGCCGCTCCCGTCGGCGCCGAACCGGGCCGAGTCTGTTTCTCCGCCATGA
- a CDS encoding FHA domain-containing protein: MLPLVIRIKGLDAQASSEKQYVFQHSPVRIGRNQLNDVSIPKTFVSLFHAVVRFDQKAIYVVDLGSTNGVSIDGRRIDKNIQVRVDEETRISIGTIEMRLSREAVAGDGQSRMTQFRALSTLMDPADGTPSSFKPTPVQGRAQVVATALLPALGSIPSPTDDEDDAIGTTQTNLLPALDEGLLGGEDDGQRTQISSIPLVEEPVARPAQPSIIQRRSRTPESVRVVPPGTGGVQGSIQQLVPLYTAYRNAWQALHGAMVRQGEAQPEADRASLVGQIQRRLPGVVHEPQFGEFARLLGVAVPQPSSGGTSSGGSMSAVQGAASRMDVMSRELLGRFVRSYLPGSKGLESGADIDRFLERLAGVLETFGQAFVELRQGHDQFGQEMAVTMVRDVTPLSKSKNSREVLRYLLDWKTGDGGERVKELMGGFVDVMIHQIALLNGMRDGVRALLERLSQGGEPEERSFLSRLWPFGASRKLKWLEEEMRRLSEEERELTKALFGQEFAKAYHAIVGDAANKNS, translated from the coding sequence GTGTTGCCCCTCGTCATCCGAATCAAGGGCCTGGATGCGCAGGCGTCGAGTGAGAAACAGTATGTCTTCCAGCACTCGCCTGTCCGAATCGGCCGCAACCAGCTCAACGACGTCTCCATCCCCAAGACGTTCGTCTCGCTTTTCCATGCCGTCGTCCGCTTCGACCAGAAGGCCATCTATGTGGTGGACCTGGGCTCGACGAATGGCGTGAGCATCGACGGCCGACGTATCGACAAGAACATTCAAGTGCGGGTGGACGAGGAGACTCGAATCTCCATTGGCACGATTGAGATGCGTTTGTCGCGCGAGGCCGTGGCGGGGGATGGGCAGTCGCGCATGACGCAGTTCCGGGCGCTGTCGACGCTCATGGACCCGGCGGACGGGACGCCGTCGAGCTTCAAGCCGACGCCGGTGCAGGGGCGTGCGCAGGTGGTGGCCACGGCGCTGTTGCCCGCGCTGGGGTCCATCCCGTCGCCGACCGACGATGAAGACGACGCCATCGGGACTACGCAGACGAACCTCCTGCCCGCGCTCGACGAGGGGCTGTTGGGAGGGGAGGACGACGGGCAGCGGACGCAGATCTCCAGCATCCCGCTCGTGGAGGAGCCGGTGGCGCGGCCCGCCCAGCCGTCCATCATCCAGCGGCGCAGCCGGACGCCGGAGAGTGTGCGGGTGGTTCCGCCGGGCACGGGTGGCGTGCAGGGCTCCATCCAGCAGTTGGTGCCGCTGTACACGGCGTATCGCAATGCGTGGCAGGCGCTCCACGGGGCGATGGTGCGGCAAGGCGAGGCGCAACCCGAGGCGGACAGGGCATCGCTCGTGGGACAGATTCAGCGGCGCTTGCCTGGGGTGGTGCACGAGCCCCAGTTCGGAGAGTTCGCGCGCTTGTTGGGGGTGGCGGTTCCCCAGCCTTCCTCAGGGGGGACGTCCTCGGGGGGCTCGATGTCGGCGGTTCAGGGCGCCGCGTCCCGGATGGATGTGATGTCGAGGGAGTTGCTGGGGCGGTTCGTGCGGTCCTATCTGCCGGGGAGCAAGGGGCTCGAGTCGGGGGCGGACATCGACCGGTTCCTGGAGCGGCTGGCGGGGGTGTTGGAGACGTTTGGCCAGGCCTTCGTGGAGTTGCGGCAGGGGCATGACCAGTTCGGCCAGGAGATGGCCGTGACGATGGTCCGGGATGTGACGCCGCTGTCGAAGAGCAAGAACTCGCGCGAGGTGTTGCGCTACCTGCTGGACTGGAAGACGGGGGACGGTGGCGAGCGGGTCAAGGAGCTGATGGGCGGGTTCGTGGATGTGATGATCCACCAGATTGCGTTACTCAACGGCATGCGCGATGGCGTGCGGGCGCTGCTCGAGCGGCTGAGTCAGGGAGGGGAGCCGGAGGAGCGCTCGTTCCTGTCGCGGCTGTGGCCGTTCGGGGCCTCGAGGAAGTTGAAGTGGCTCGAGGAGGAGATGCGGAGGCTCAGCGAGGAGGAGCGTGAGCTGACGAAGGCCTTGTTTGGACAGGAGTTCGCGAAGGCCTACCACGCCATCGTGGGGGACGCGGCGAACAAGAACAGCTGA
- the tssH gene encoding type VI secretion system ATPase TssH, protein MRVEPKTLVRRLTPTATRMLETAVSRASSARCYEIVPEHLLRQLLEDEDGEASLLLRHFQVDRSKVLASVEDGLKSLRTGNSGRPVFSESLFQWFEDSWLVASLEHGVSRLRSGVLMWQWIARSERYTAESYPSLDAISVETLKKVFEEVVGRSKEAAEVSSATVAAPSAGGGRGEEALARFTTSFTEKARSGKIDPIFGRDREIRQVIDVLARRRKNNPIIVGEPGVGKTALVEGLARAIVAGDVPESMRNLEVLGLDLGALQAGAGVRGEFENRLKAVIAEVKGSPKPIILFIDEAHTLIGAGGAQGGGDAANLLKPELARGELRTIAATTWAEYKKYFEKDAALERRFQPIKVDEPTEEDAVLMLRGLCPAYAQSHGVTIRDEAVVAAVSLSHRYISGRQLPDKAVDLLDTAAARVKIEQSARPDELVEVESRLAALERELAVRERERAAGHVAPPEDEGPTLEERLAATRDSVATLRTRWEQELSAVEAVRRARAALDAAKDGEDTEKLKADVAHARAELEKLQGESPLIHVEVDPDVVARVVAGWTGVPVGKLRSSSVGAVLTLEQTLRSRVKGQDAALRAVAETIRMSHAGIRNPSTPIGVLLFVGPSGVGKTETALALADTLYGGDRFLTTINMSEFQEKHTVSRLIGSPPGYVGYGEGGVLTEAVRQRPYSVVLLDECEKADLEVMNLFYQVFDKGMLSDGEGRLIDFRNTVVILTSNLATDALMQLYSGPEAPKTETVSETIRPILSRHFKPALLARMSVVPFIPIARDVLKDIAAMKLASLADRLHASHRVKTEFAPEVTEEFARRCLDNDSGARNVDHLLRSSLMPRLSMELLERLAAGGVPGRLRVGLGATGDWDLSFSDA, encoded by the coding sequence ATGCGCGTTGAACCCAAGACCCTTGTTCGGCGCCTGACGCCCACGGCCACTCGGATGTTGGAGACCGCGGTGTCTCGGGCGAGCAGCGCTCGGTGCTACGAAATCGTTCCCGAGCACCTGTTGCGGCAGCTCCTGGAGGACGAGGACGGCGAGGCATCGCTCCTCTTGCGGCACTTCCAGGTGGACCGCTCGAAGGTGCTCGCGTCGGTCGAGGACGGGCTCAAGTCGCTGCGCACGGGCAACTCGGGGCGGCCCGTATTCTCCGAGAGCCTGTTCCAGTGGTTCGAGGACTCGTGGCTGGTGGCGTCGCTGGAGCATGGGGTGAGCCGGCTGCGCTCGGGCGTGTTGATGTGGCAGTGGATTGCCCGCTCGGAGCGCTACACGGCCGAGTCGTATCCGTCGCTCGACGCCATCTCGGTGGAGACGCTCAAGAAGGTCTTCGAGGAGGTGGTGGGCCGCTCGAAGGAGGCCGCGGAGGTGAGCAGCGCGACGGTGGCGGCGCCGTCCGCGGGAGGAGGGCGAGGAGAGGAGGCGCTCGCGCGCTTCACCACGTCCTTCACCGAGAAGGCGCGCTCGGGGAAGATCGACCCCATCTTCGGGCGCGACCGGGAGATTCGTCAGGTCATCGACGTGCTGGCGCGGCGCCGCAAGAACAACCCCATCATCGTGGGTGAGCCGGGCGTGGGCAAGACGGCGCTCGTGGAGGGGTTGGCGCGAGCCATCGTCGCGGGGGATGTGCCCGAGTCCATGCGCAACCTGGAGGTGCTGGGGTTGGACCTGGGAGCGCTGCAGGCGGGCGCGGGCGTGCGAGGCGAGTTCGAGAACCGGCTCAAGGCGGTCATCGCCGAGGTGAAGGGTTCACCCAAGCCCATCATCCTGTTCATCGACGAGGCGCACACCCTCATCGGCGCGGGAGGCGCGCAGGGCGGTGGTGACGCGGCGAACCTGCTCAAGCCGGAGCTGGCGCGAGGCGAGCTGAGGACCATCGCCGCCACCACGTGGGCCGAATACAAGAAGTACTTCGAGAAGGACGCGGCGTTGGAGCGGCGCTTCCAGCCCATCAAGGTGGACGAGCCGACGGAGGAGGACGCGGTGCTGATGCTGCGCGGGTTGTGCCCCGCATATGCGCAGTCACACGGCGTCACCATCCGCGACGAAGCGGTGGTCGCCGCGGTGTCGCTGTCGCATCGCTACATCTCCGGGCGGCAGCTGCCGGACAAGGCGGTGGATCTGCTGGATACGGCGGCGGCCAGGGTGAAGATTGAGCAGAGCGCGCGGCCGGACGAGCTGGTGGAAGTGGAGTCGCGTCTGGCGGCCCTGGAGCGGGAGCTGGCGGTGCGTGAACGAGAGCGCGCCGCGGGGCACGTGGCTCCACCCGAGGACGAGGGACCGACGTTGGAGGAGCGGCTCGCGGCCACGCGTGATTCGGTCGCGACGTTGAGGACTCGCTGGGAGCAGGAGCTGTCCGCGGTGGAGGCCGTGCGCCGGGCTCGCGCGGCGCTGGATGCGGCGAAGGATGGCGAGGACACCGAGAAGCTGAAGGCCGACGTCGCGCACGCGCGCGCGGAGCTGGAGAAGCTCCAGGGCGAGTCTCCGCTTATCCATGTGGAGGTGGACCCGGACGTGGTGGCGCGAGTGGTCGCGGGGTGGACGGGGGTGCCCGTGGGCAAGCTGCGCAGCAGCTCCGTGGGGGCGGTGCTCACGCTGGAGCAGACGTTGCGCTCGCGCGTGAAGGGACAGGACGCGGCGCTGCGCGCGGTGGCGGAGACCATCCGCATGTCGCATGCGGGCATCCGCAATCCGTCGACGCCCATTGGCGTGTTGCTCTTCGTGGGGCCCAGCGGCGTGGGCAAGACGGAGACGGCGTTGGCGCTCGCGGACACGCTCTACGGGGGAGACCGTTTCCTCACGACCATCAACATGTCGGAGTTCCAGGAGAAGCACACCGTCTCGCGGCTCATCGGCTCGCCGCCGGGGTACGTGGGGTACGGCGAGGGCGGTGTGTTGACGGAGGCGGTGCGGCAGCGCCCGTACTCGGTGGTGTTGCTGGACGAGTGCGAGAAGGCGGACCTGGAGGTGATGAACCTCTTCTACCAGGTGTTCGACAAGGGCATGTTGTCGGACGGGGAGGGGCGCCTCATCGACTTCCGCAACACGGTGGTCATCCTCACGAGCAACCTGGCCACGGATGCGTTGATGCAGCTGTACTCGGGGCCGGAAGCGCCGAAGACGGAGACGGTGAGCGAGACGATTCGCCCCATCCTCAGCAGACACTTCAAGCCCGCGCTGCTGGCGCGCATGTCGGTGGTGCCGTTCATCCCGATTGCGCGCGACGTGTTGAAGGACATCGCGGCGATGAAGCTGGCCTCGCTGGCGGACCGGCTCCATGCCTCGCACCGGGTCAAGACGGAGTTCGCTCCGGAGGTCACCGAGGAGTTCGCGCGGCGGTGCCTGGACAACGACTCGGGGGCGCGCAACGTCGACCACCTGCTGCGCTCCTCGTTGATGCCGCGCCTGTCCATGGAGTTGCTGGAGCGCCTGGCGGCGGGAGGGGTGCCGGGGCGCCTGCGCGTGGGATTGGGTGCGACGGGGGACTGGGACCTGTCATTCTCTGACGCCTAG
- the tssE gene encoding type VI secretion system baseplate subunit TssE — MTGRGLLSRIDAGKGSSERDVDMTESIVEHLRVLLNTRKGGSATVPGFGIVDFTDFVHTFPSAIQTLQSAIRTTVLEYEPRICNISVRHIPEADPLVLRFEITAQPAGKGVRGMLRFRTQMSPGGKIEVW; from the coding sequence GTGACGGGACGAGGTCTGCTGTCTCGAATCGATGCGGGGAAGGGCTCGAGCGAGCGTGACGTGGACATGACCGAGTCCATCGTCGAGCACCTGCGCGTGCTGCTCAACACGCGCAAGGGCGGGTCCGCCACGGTGCCGGGGTTTGGCATCGTGGACTTCACGGACTTCGTCCACACCTTTCCCTCGGCCATCCAGACGCTCCAGTCCGCGATACGCACGACGGTGCTCGAGTACGAGCCCCGCATCTGCAACATCAGCGTGCGCCACATCCCCGAGGCGGACCCGCTGGTGCTGCGCTTTGAAATCACCGCTCAGCCCGCGGGCAAGGGCGTGAGGGGAATGCTTCGCTTCCGGACGCAGATGTCGCCGGGAGGCAAAATCGAGGTCTGGTGA
- the tssF gene encoding type VI secretion system baseplate subunit TssF, which produces MFSKYYQSELTYLREMGRAFGTVNPALAGLLVERGGDPDVERLLEGFAFLTARVRERIDDSVPEVVHGLTELLLPHYLRVIPACSVVEFTPHARLLRGRSRIAEGAEVGTKAVDGTVCTFRTTRAVDLLPLTLTETTLDQSSPAAPVLRVQLQVVEQARAEVFQEEGLSLFLSAELPVASMLLVWLLRHCKGVVLRNPVDGESVRLGPDCIRASGFAPDNRLLPWPSLAPEGYRLLQEYFTLPQKFLFVDVKGLQVAAELTGQKLEMLFEFDRPPALPGRLPKDVFRLHCAPVVNLFSASADPVRTGALGHEHLVRAAGLEPAHMEVYSVDSVTGLQTGRTERQQYKPFFDFAHAAADAGRFYRLRRAASPLDDGMDVSLSLGSPRDATPSLADETLSIDLTCTNRSLPARLQVGDLSVPTAASPTTARFRNIVAVTRPARPPVGSELHWRLLSHLSLNQRSMLVPGALQSLLALYNFQSTADQSTARANQLRVEALRGVQAQPITRFFQGAPVRGVQVTVDMEEAGFTGTGDAFLFGCVLDELFASHVSLNSFSEFVLRLQPSRLEYRWSPRNGRQTIC; this is translated from the coding sequence GTGTTCAGCAAGTACTACCAGAGCGAGTTGACGTATCTCCGGGAGATGGGCCGCGCGTTCGGCACCGTCAACCCCGCGCTCGCCGGGCTCCTGGTGGAGCGCGGTGGCGACCCCGACGTGGAGCGGTTGTTGGAGGGCTTCGCCTTCCTCACCGCGCGTGTCCGCGAGCGCATTGACGACTCCGTGCCGGAGGTGGTGCACGGCCTGACGGAGCTGCTCCTCCCGCACTACCTCCGGGTGATTCCGGCCTGCTCGGTGGTGGAGTTCACGCCGCACGCGCGCCTGTTGCGCGGCCGCTCGCGCATCGCCGAGGGCGCGGAGGTGGGCACCAAGGCGGTGGACGGCACCGTGTGCACGTTCCGCACGACGCGCGCGGTGGACCTGTTGCCGCTGACGTTGACGGAGACGACGCTGGACCAGTCGTCGCCAGCGGCGCCGGTGTTGCGTGTGCAGCTCCAGGTGGTGGAGCAGGCGCGCGCCGAAGTCTTCCAGGAGGAGGGCCTGTCGCTGTTCCTCAGCGCGGAGCTGCCGGTGGCCTCCATGCTGCTGGTGTGGCTCCTGCGCCATTGCAAGGGCGTGGTGCTGCGCAACCCCGTGGACGGCGAGAGCGTGCGGCTGGGGCCAGACTGCATCCGTGCCTCGGGCTTCGCGCCGGACAACCGGCTGTTGCCGTGGCCCTCGCTGGCCCCGGAGGGCTACCGGCTGTTGCAGGAGTACTTCACGCTGCCGCAGAAGTTCCTCTTCGTCGACGTGAAGGGGCTTCAGGTGGCCGCGGAGCTCACCGGCCAGAAGCTGGAGATGCTCTTCGAGTTCGACCGCCCGCCCGCGCTGCCGGGACGCCTCCCCAAGGACGTCTTCCGGCTGCACTGCGCGCCGGTGGTGAACCTCTTCAGTGCCTCGGCGGACCCCGTGCGCACGGGCGCGTTGGGTCATGAGCATCTGGTGCGCGCCGCGGGCCTGGAGCCGGCGCACATGGAGGTGTACTCGGTGGACTCGGTCACCGGGCTCCAGACGGGCAGGACGGAGCGGCAGCAGTACAAGCCCTTCTTCGACTTCGCTCACGCCGCGGCGGACGCGGGCCGCTTCTACCGGCTGCGCCGGGCGGCATCGCCGCTCGATGACGGGATGGATGTCTCGTTGTCGTTGGGCAGCCCTCGCGACGCCACGCCTTCGCTGGCGGACGAGACGCTCTCCATCGACCTCACGTGCACCAATCGCTCCTTGCCAGCGCGTCTGCAGGTGGGGGACTTGAGTGTTCCGACCGCCGCGTCGCCCACCACCGCGCGCTTCCGGAACATCGTCGCGGTGACGCGTCCGGCACGTCCGCCCGTGGGCTCCGAACTGCACTGGCGGCTCCTGTCGCATCTGAGCCTCAACCAGCGCTCGATGTTGGTGCCGGGAGCCCTGCAATCGCTGCTGGCGCTCTACAACTTCCAATCCACCGCGGACCAGTCCACGGCTCGCGCCAACCAGCTCCGGGTGGAGGCGCTGAGGGGCGTGCAGGCTCAGCCCATCACGCGCTTCTTCCAGGGGGCGCCCGTGCGTGGTGTGCAGGTGACGGTGGACATGGAGGAGGCGGGCTTCACGGGGACGGGGGATGCGTTCCTCTTCGGCTGCGTCCTGGACGAGCTGTTCGCCTCGCACGTGAGCCTCAACTCCTTCAGCGAGTTCGTGTTGCGCCTTCAACCCTCTCGACTGGAGTACCGGTGGTCCCCGCGGAACGGCCGACAGACGATCTGCTGA